A part of Daphnia pulex isolate KAP4 chromosome 6, ASM2113471v1 genomic DNA contains:
- the LOC124195855 gene encoding phospholipid phosphatase 1-like isoform X2, which translates to MTDSTSVRQVIIDFICLAIVWVPALIWHLIGKPFQRGFYCDDTSIRYPYKDSTVTDAELIGYSLSVPILLIIIVEIVSWKRNSKWEGIIQQSSSSTTNISSSIRFRSVVIKIVHIVAIFLFGEGCSQLATDIGKYSVGRLRPHFIDVCQPANLNELCPLGGPPIYITDYTCTGTDEKKLLDSRLSFPSGHSSFSAYSMLYLVIYLQCRMNWSGSKLLRPLIQIAALIFSWYTGLSRITDYKHHWSDVLTGFAIGYTAASLTALYIAKFFKPSSYGTTPLLPQNRSDMTDIELQNHSEASAQCDCETRPTST; encoded by the exons ATGACTGATTCCACATCAGTTCGCCAGGTGATCATCGACTTTATCTGCCTTGCTATTG TTTGGGTGCCTGCTCTGATTTGGCACCTGATCGGTAAGCCATTTCAGCGAGGATTCTACTGCGATGACACCTCCATCCGATATCCTTACAAGGACTCGACCGTTACGGACGCAGAACTTATAGGTTATAGTCTCAGCGTGCCTATCTTACTG ATTATAATTGTGGAGATTGTAAGCTGGAAACGTAACTCAAAATGGGAAGGGATCATCCAGCAGAGCAGTTCTTCAACGACTAATATTTCATCTTCTATCCGCTTCCGGTCCGTGGTGATCAAAATTGTCCACATAGTCGCAATCTTCCTATTCGGTGAGGGTTGCTCACAATTGGCTACGGATATCGGGAAATACTCCGTTGGACGTCTCCG TCCGCATTTTATTGACGTCTGCCAACCAGCAAACTTGAACGAGTTGTGTCCGTTGGGTGGGCCACCCATTTACATCACCGATTACACCTGCACGGGCACCGACGAGAAAAAACTTCTAGACTCTAG ATTGTCTTTCCCGTCTGGtcactcttctttttcggccTATTCGATGTTGTATCTGGTGATATATCTCCAGTGCAGGATGAACTGGTCTGGCTCCAAGTTACTTCGGCCGCTGATCCAGATTGCAGCGTTGATATTTTCGTGGTACACAGGCCTTTCGCGTATTACTGACTACAAACACCACTG GAGCGACGTATTGACGGGATTCGCCATCGGCTACACTGCTGCGTCGCTCACG GCCTTGTACATAGCTAAATTCTTCAAGCCAAGTTCTTATGGCACAACACCGTTGCTGCCTCAAAATAGAAGTGACATGACTGACATCGAACTTCAAAACCACTCAGAAGCTTCGGCCCAATGTGACTGTGAGACGAGACCAACTTCTACCTAA
- the LOC124195855 gene encoding phospholipid phosphatase 1-like isoform X1: MTDSTSVRQVIIDFICLAIVWVPALIWHLIGKPFQRGFYCDDTSIRYPYKDSTVTDAELIGYSLSVPILLIIIVEIVSWKRNSKWEGIIQQSSSSTTNISSSIRFRSVVIKIVHIVAIFLFGEGCSQLATDIGKYSVGRLRPHFIDVCQPANLNELCPLGGPPIYITDYTCTGTDEKKLLDSRLSFPSGHSSFSAYSMLYLVIYLQCRMNWSGSKLLRPLIQIAALIFSWYTGLSRITDYKHHWSDVLTGFAIGYTAASLTYVFEQALYIAKFFKPSSYGTTPLLPQNRSDMTDIELQNHSEASAQCDCETRPTST, encoded by the exons ATGACTGATTCCACATCAGTTCGCCAGGTGATCATCGACTTTATCTGCCTTGCTATTG TTTGGGTGCCTGCTCTGATTTGGCACCTGATCGGTAAGCCATTTCAGCGAGGATTCTACTGCGATGACACCTCCATCCGATATCCTTACAAGGACTCGACCGTTACGGACGCAGAACTTATAGGTTATAGTCTCAGCGTGCCTATCTTACTG ATTATAATTGTGGAGATTGTAAGCTGGAAACGTAACTCAAAATGGGAAGGGATCATCCAGCAGAGCAGTTCTTCAACGACTAATATTTCATCTTCTATCCGCTTCCGGTCCGTGGTGATCAAAATTGTCCACATAGTCGCAATCTTCCTATTCGGTGAGGGTTGCTCACAATTGGCTACGGATATCGGGAAATACTCCGTTGGACGTCTCCG TCCGCATTTTATTGACGTCTGCCAACCAGCAAACTTGAACGAGTTGTGTCCGTTGGGTGGGCCACCCATTTACATCACCGATTACACCTGCACGGGCACCGACGAGAAAAAACTTCTAGACTCTAG ATTGTCTTTCCCGTCTGGtcactcttctttttcggccTATTCGATGTTGTATCTGGTGATATATCTCCAGTGCAGGATGAACTGGTCTGGCTCCAAGTTACTTCGGCCGCTGATCCAGATTGCAGCGTTGATATTTTCGTGGTACACAGGCCTTTCGCGTATTACTGACTACAAACACCACTG GAGCGACGTATTGACGGGATTCGCCATCGGCTACACTGCTGCGTCGCTCACG TATGTGTTCGAACAGGCCTTGTACATAGCTAAATTCTTCAAGCCAAGTTCTTATGGCACAACACCGTTGCTGCCTCAAAATAGAAGTGACATGACTGACATCGAACTTCAAAACCACTCAGAAGCTTCGGCCCAATGTGACTGTGAGACGAGACCAACTTCTACCTAA
- the LOC124195857 gene encoding putative phosphatidate phosphatase, with amino-acid sequence MVCCDCTLTMTSAPLIRQVLINVICLIIVYLPVILLQLLGKPFQRGFYCDDTSIRYPYKDSTVTSAMLYGYSYVLPIVSIIIVEIVRWKLSSPSQNLSSRNTSSTINSSSRIRIPSEVVEVIHLIAIFLFGAACTEWATDFGKYFIGRLRPHFLSICQPDNFLEICPPNGLPIYITQFKCTGKNGQRLQDSRMSFPSGHASFSSYAMLYLVLYLQSRMNWSGSKLLRPTIQIAALMLTWYTGLSRITDYKHHWSDVLTGFLIGSTAASLTVLYVSSFFNRPRSSSNMALLQERGDVELQTAASANK; translated from the exons ATGGTGTGTTGTGATTGCACTTTGACAATGACTTCTGCCCCACTCATTCGTCAAGTGCTTATCAACGTTATCTGCCTTATTATTG TTTATTTGCCGGTTATTCTTTTGCAACTGCTCGGTAAACCTTTTCAAAGAGGATTCTACTGCGATGACACTTCCATTCGTTATCCTTATAAGGATTCGACCGTTACCAGCGCTATGCTTTACGGTTACAGCTACGTCCTTCCCATCGTATCg ATAATCATAGTGGAGATTGTTCGGTGGAAACTCAGCTCACCGTCGCAAAACCTAAGCTCCCGTAATACCTCTTCTACGATAAATAGTTCATCGAGAATCCGCATTCCGTCGGAGGTCGTTGAGGTTATCCACCTGATTGCCATCTTCCTCTTTGGTGCGGCTTGCACAGAGTGGGCCACGGATTTCGGCAAATATTTCATCGGCCGTCTTCG TCCTCACTTTCTTTCCATCTGTCAACCTGACAATTTCTTGGAGATATGTCCGCCGAATGGGCTGCCCATTTACATCACACAATTTAAATGCACCGGCAAAAATGGGCAAAGATTACAAGATTCTAG AATGTCGTTCCCCTCTGGTCAcgcttccttttcttcctacGCGATGTTGTATCTGGTGCTATATCTCCAGAGCAGGATGAACTGGTCTGGCTCCAAATTACTTCGACCAACAATTCAGATTGCAGCACTGATGCTTACGTGGTACACAGGCCTTTCACGAATTACTGACTACAAACACCACTG GAGTGATGTGTTAACGGGATTCCTCATCGGCAGCACAGCTGCGTCGTTGACG GTGCTGTACGTATCCAGTTTCTTCAATAGGCCTCGCTCTAGCAGCAACATGGCCCTGCTTCAGGAACGGGGAGATGTCGAACTGCAAACCGCAGCTTCAGCGAACAAATGA
- the LOC124195858 gene encoding putative phosphatidate phosphatase, with protein MTSAALIRQLVIDAICLAIVWLPVLLLDLIGKPFERGFYCDDTSIRYPYKDSTVTSAVLYSYSLGLPIAMMITVEIFRWKHNLKSENVSRQNICSTINISSSIRIPSVIAEIIHLVVIFLFGAACSQVATDFGKYTVGRLRPHFIDMCKPENLSELCPLGGPPVYITDFKCTGTNEQRIKDSRLSFPSGHASFSAYAMLFLALYLQRRMNWTGSKLFRATIQITALMLTWYTGLSRITDYKHHWSDVLAGFFIGFTAASLTALYVSSLFRPSSNSNITLPALLPDSKIDRERRIPH; from the exons ATGACTTCTGCTGCACTCATTCGCCAACTGGTCATCGACGCTATATGCCTTGCTATTG TTTGGCTGCCGGTTCTACTTTTGGATCTGATCGGGAAGCCTTTCGAGCGAGGATTCTATTGCGATGACACCTCTATTCGATATCCCTACAAAGACTCGACGGTCACCAGCGCTGTGCTCTACAGTTACAGCCTCGGCCTACCCATTGCAATG ATGATTACTGTGGAGATTTTTCGCTGGAAACACAACTTGAAATCGGAAAATGTAAGTCGCCAGAATATATGTTCTACGATCAACATTTCGTCATCAATCCGCATCCCTTCTGTGATCGCTGAGATCATCCATCTGGTCGTTATTTTCCTCTTCGGTGCGGCTTGTTCACAGGTGGCCACAGATTTTGGCAAATACACCGTCGGTCGTCTCCg TCCTCACTTTATTGACATGTGTAAACCTGAAAATTTATCCGAGTTGTGTCCGCTTGGTGGACCACCCGTTTACATCACCGATTTCAAATGTACTGGTACGAACGAGCAAAGAATTAAGGATTCTAG ATTGTCTTTCCCATCTGGTCACGCTTCCTTTTCGGCCTACGCAATGCTGTTTCTAGCTCTTTATCTCCAGCGAAGGATGAATTGGACTGGCTCCAAGTTATTTCGTGCAACTATCCAAATCACAGCACTGATGCTTACGTGGTATACAGGACTTTCACGAATTACTGACTACAAACACCACTG GAGTGATGTGTTAGCGGGGTTCTTCATTGGATTCACCGCTGCATCGTTAACG GCGCTGTACGTATCCAGTCTATTTAGGCCATCCTCTAATAGCAATATTACTCTGCCCGCCCTGCTGCCTGATAGTAAAATCGATCGTGAACGACGAATTCCCCATTAA